The Gemmatimonadota bacterium genome has a segment encoding these proteins:
- a CDS encoding macro domain-containing protein gives MSASLAARPPAAPNVSWSVIVEDPAFVACDALARPVNEALRATTTLGRRVETCAGPEILAHSGSADRLDVGAAVVTPAGALEAKLLIHAVVMTKDEPVSVHGVERAMTGVLQRAADWGLRHVAVMPFGLGAGNLDIDRAAHAMVDAITGWRPRVAPKAPLQVTFVVETSDEAAAFPTGGRT, from the coding sequence GTGAGTGCTTCACTTGCGGCGCGCCCCCCCGCCGCGCCTAACGTCAGCTGGTCCGTCATCGTCGAGGACCCCGCCTTTGTCGCGTGCGACGCCCTCGCCCGCCCGGTGAACGAGGCGCTGCGCGCGACCACGACGCTCGGTCGCCGGGTGGAGACGTGCGCCGGCCCGGAGATCCTCGCCCATTCCGGCAGCGCGGATCGCCTGGACGTCGGCGCTGCCGTGGTCACACCGGCGGGGGCGCTCGAGGCCAAGTTGCTGATCCATGCCGTCGTGATGACGAAGGACGAGCCGGTGAGCGTCCACGGGGTGGAGCGCGCCATGACCGGCGTCCTGCAACGCGCCGCGGATTGGGGGTTGCGCCACGTCGCCGTGATGCCGTTCGGCCTCGGCGCGGGCAATCTCGACATCGACCGCGCCGCCCATGCCATGGTAGATGCCATCACCGGCTGGCGGCCACGCGTCGCACCCAAAGCACCCCTGCAGGTCACGTTCGTCGTGGAGACCAGCGACGAAGCGGCGGCCTTTCCCACGGGGGGTCGCACATGA
- the uvrA gene encoding excinuclease ABC subunit UvrA, protein MADDSLIVRGAREHNLRNIDVTIPRDRLTVVTGLSGSGKSSLAFDTIYAEGQRRYVESLSAYARQFLGLMEKPDVDTIEGLSPAISIEQKTAGHNPRSTVGTVTEIYDYLRLLYARAGTPHCPNCGRGVERQSPGQIADNVLAWPEGTRIEILAPLVRGRKGEFKDLFEAARKQGFMRALVDGALIELAKPPALNRRQNHDVSIIVDRAMVRASDRSRLVDSLETALKLAEGLVEVVRHNEPKETVLFSERYGCPTCGISLPELEPRHFSFNSPFGACPSCGGLGTRREVSEELILGDPSLSLLEGVVLPWGEPDGYLRRVILPGLAKELKFDLNAPWGKLPKAVQRVLLHGTVPEGGRKGTRKAPTPTGSAWEGIVAAIQRRYLETESDAIRVEMDGYMVVKPCQACDGRRLKPESLAVTITGKNVGDLVEMSIAESRRFFDELPVRGNGRPGLDPEIAGPILKEVRERLRFLDDVGLDYLTLGRSAESLSGGEAQRIRLATQIGSRLVGVLYILDEPSIGLHQRDNARLLDTLKQLRDLGNTVIVVEHDEDTIRAADHVIDLGPGAGKHGGHVVAEGSLQDIERAPTSLTALYLTGKRRVEVPTRRRPVDPQRVLRVHGARENNLRDLTVDFPLGTFIAVTGVSGSGKSTLVEEVLQKAVARHLHHARVIPGAHDRVTGLDHIDKVIDIDQTPIGRTPRSNPATYTGIFTPVRELFAEMEESKIRGYGPGRFSFNVKGGRCESCQGDGLVKIEMHFLPDVYIPCDVCKGKRYNRETLEVRFRGLNISEVLDLTVEDALAFFENQPRIAPRLQTLNDVGLGYIHLGQSATTLSGGEAQRVKLATELSRRDTGRTLYILDEPTTGLHFEDVRLLLDVLHRLVDRGNTVLVIEHNLDVIKTADWIVDLGPEGGARGGAVVAAGTPEQVARVRTSHTGAFLKAILTRR, encoded by the coding sequence ATGGCAGACGACTCGCTCATCGTTCGCGGCGCCCGCGAGCACAACCTCCGCAACATCGACGTCACCATTCCCCGGGACCGCCTCACGGTGGTCACGGGGCTGTCCGGCTCGGGCAAGTCTTCGCTCGCGTTCGACACGATCTACGCCGAGGGACAGCGGAGGTATGTCGAGTCGCTCTCGGCGTATGCGCGCCAGTTCCTGGGGCTCATGGAAAAGCCCGACGTCGACACGATCGAGGGACTGTCGCCGGCGATCTCCATCGAGCAGAAGACGGCGGGGCACAATCCGCGGTCGACCGTAGGGACGGTCACCGAGATCTACGACTATCTCCGGCTCCTTTATGCGCGCGCGGGCACGCCGCACTGCCCCAATTGTGGTCGTGGCGTGGAGCGCCAATCCCCCGGACAGATCGCCGATAACGTCCTGGCCTGGCCGGAGGGGACGCGCATCGAGATCCTCGCGCCGTTGGTGCGTGGCCGGAAGGGTGAGTTCAAGGACCTGTTCGAGGCCGCACGCAAGCAGGGGTTCATGCGCGCCCTCGTCGACGGTGCACTCATTGAGCTGGCCAAGCCACCCGCGCTCAACCGCCGGCAGAACCACGACGTCTCGATCATCGTGGATCGTGCGATGGTGCGCGCGTCAGATCGCTCCCGGCTGGTCGATTCGCTGGAGACGGCCCTCAAGCTCGCCGAAGGGCTGGTCGAGGTGGTGCGGCACAACGAACCGAAGGAGACGGTGTTGTTCTCGGAGCGGTATGGGTGCCCCACCTGTGGCATCTCACTCCCCGAGCTCGAGCCGCGGCACTTCTCGTTCAACTCGCCCTTTGGCGCGTGCCCGTCGTGCGGCGGACTTGGGACGCGCCGCGAGGTGTCCGAGGAGCTGATCCTCGGCGATCCATCCCTGTCGCTACTGGAGGGGGTCGTGCTTCCCTGGGGCGAACCCGATGGCTACCTGCGTCGTGTGATCCTTCCGGGGCTGGCGAAGGAACTCAAGTTTGACCTCAACGCCCCGTGGGGCAAACTGCCCAAAGCGGTCCAGCGAGTCCTGCTGCATGGCACCGTGCCGGAGGGCGGCCGCAAGGGAACGCGGAAGGCCCCGACGCCGACCGGGTCCGCGTGGGAGGGGATTGTCGCCGCGATCCAGCGTCGATACCTCGAGACCGAGTCCGACGCCATCCGCGTGGAAATGGACGGCTACATGGTCGTCAAGCCGTGCCAGGCCTGTGACGGGCGCCGCCTAAAGCCGGAGTCCCTGGCCGTCACCATCACCGGAAAAAACGTCGGGGACCTGGTCGAGATGTCGATCGCGGAGTCACGGCGGTTCTTTGATGAACTTCCGGTGCGGGGCAACGGCCGCCCGGGGCTCGATCCGGAAATCGCGGGACCCATCCTGAAGGAAGTGCGGGAACGCCTGCGGTTCCTTGACGACGTGGGGCTCGACTACCTCACCCTCGGTCGGTCCGCCGAGTCGCTCTCGGGGGGCGAGGCGCAACGGATTCGGTTGGCCACGCAGATCGGTTCGCGACTGGTCGGGGTCCTCTACATTCTGGACGAACCGTCCATCGGACTGCACCAGCGCGACAACGCGCGACTCCTCGACACGCTCAAACAGCTCCGCGACCTGGGGAACACGGTCATCGTGGTGGAGCACGACGAGGATACGATCCGCGCGGCGGATCACGTCATTGATCTGGGGCCTGGGGCCGGAAAACATGGGGGCCACGTGGTGGCCGAGGGCTCACTGCAGGACATCGAACGCGCACCCACGTCGCTCACCGCGCTGTACCTCACGGGGAAGCGCCGGGTGGAGGTGCCGACGCGGCGGCGTCCGGTGGATCCGCAGCGTGTGTTGCGGGTCCACGGGGCGCGCGAGAACAACTTGCGAGACCTCACGGTGGACTTCCCGTTAGGCACCTTCATCGCCGTGACGGGGGTGTCCGGGTCTGGCAAGTCGACCCTGGTGGAGGAGGTCCTCCAGAAGGCGGTGGCGCGCCACCTGCATCACGCTCGTGTCATCCCCGGTGCGCATGACCGGGTGACCGGGTTGGACCACATCGACAAGGTCATCGACATCGACCAGACGCCCATCGGGCGCACCCCGCGCTCGAATCCTGCGACGTACACCGGGATCTTCACTCCGGTGCGCGAGTTGTTCGCCGAGATGGAAGAGTCGAAGATCCGCGGGTATGGGCCGGGGCGTTTCTCGTTCAACGTGAAGGGCGGGCGGTGCGAGAGCTGTCAGGGCGATGGGCTCGTCAAGATTGAGATGCACTTTCTCCCTGACGTCTACATCCCGTGTGATGTCTGCAAGGGGAAGCGCTACAACCGGGAAACCCTCGAGGTTCGCTTTCGGGGGCTCAATATTTCGGAAGTCCTCGACCTGACAGTGGAGGACGCCCTCGCCTTCTTCGAGAATCAGCCCCGCATTGCGCCGCGGCTCCAGACGCTGAACGACGTCGGGCTCGGGTACATCCACCTGGGCCAGAGCGCCACCACGCTCTCCGGTGGTGAGGCCCAGCGCGTTAAGCTGGCCACGGAGCTGTCCCGTCGCGACACGGGGCGAACCTTGTACATCCTCGATGAGCCCACAACCGGGCTGCATTTCGAGGACGTCCGGTTGTTGCTGGACGTGTTGCATCGCCTCGTGGACCGGGGCAACACCGTCCTGGTGATCGAGCACAACCTGGACGTCATCAAGACGGCGGATTGGATCGTCGACCTCGGCCCGGAGGGCGGGGCACGTGGCGGTGCCGTCGTGGCCGCCGGGACTCCAGAGCAGGTGGCGCGCGTGCGGACGTCGCATACTGGTGCCTTTCTCAAGGCGATCCTTACGCGCAGATAA
- a CDS encoding SusC/RagA family TonB-linked outer membrane protein, producing MSRRAIPWLLAALVSLPAASHAQATGSIRGQVRDSASQRPLAGAEVALTAEGAQRALGARVGDDGSFTIANVPAGAVVIRVRLVGYAPMQRTVTVRAGEALTADFAMTQRLLQLDQVVVTGTGGVTQRRAVGNVIESISATDVLQLAPARSVEQLMGSRTSGLIVLPASGQVGTGAQLRVRGVSSLSLSNEPLIYIDGVRVDGNVSRGPTQRGGGGASRLNDINPQDIESIEVIKGPAASTLYGTEASNGVIQIITKRGKSGKTNFDFTTRQGTNWMMDPEGRAGFLYALNATTGAMDSVNLYEYEKTNGNGPIFTNGMNQGYIGSLNGGTDANRYYLSGAWDHDVGIVKHNWDKKFTARANIDVLAMKSLRIQGTIGHIRDRVRLAQQAIDIDPFSNLVWGTPRSLSTVRRGFGFSPPEEWETAESHADNDRTTTSITMQYTPREWFTHRLVTGLDVSAENNWNLYPRQPLGSLDPLGQNGLGSKSVSRANRTFLTLDYAGSLKYGWRDDLRFTSSVGLQHYRNELSNITASGVTFPAGPITTVSGGATRSGDETYVANATVGVFGQQEVAWKNRLFVTAALRGDDNSAFGRDFKAAYYPKLSGSWVVSEEPWFKVPALQTFRLRAAMGAAGTQPGTFDAARLYDPSVGYQNQPGLVPGSFGNPQLKPERSTELEMGFEATLFDGRIDASYTHYGRDISDAIVNSPIAPSVGFPGSQVINIGKVKGWGDELTMNVRVIEGRRVAWELGTQLASNGNRIEDMGGTTFLTVGGGGQAQNRVGWSIADFFMYKVRTATLSSTGAVLTSTCDGGRGLQGLEQGGADTPCGAAPRVFWGHSQPTWQAGLNSTLTLWGNLRLYARVDGNGGHVQSNTEIRALHNQGSSKAVILRNDPLLQTYRAIEADAPGTYKAGFLRLRELSAAYALNPNWVKRFGASGGSVNVAGRNLAMLWTAQHGWSTPRNGRINVDVAERHTWDPEIRAVGQLSNGFQTIMPPTASFVTTFRLSF from the coding sequence ATGTCACGCCGAGCGATCCCGTGGCTCCTTGCTGCGCTCGTGTCGCTGCCAGCGGCCTCGCACGCGCAGGCCACAGGCAGCATTCGTGGGCAGGTCAGAGACTCCGCCAGCCAGCGGCCGCTCGCTGGCGCCGAAGTCGCCCTGACGGCCGAGGGCGCCCAACGTGCCCTCGGTGCCCGGGTGGGCGACGACGGCTCGTTCACGATTGCCAATGTTCCGGCGGGCGCCGTTGTGATCCGGGTCCGGTTGGTCGGCTACGCGCCGATGCAGCGTACCGTGACGGTACGCGCCGGTGAAGCGCTGACGGCGGATTTCGCGATGACCCAACGCCTGCTCCAGCTCGACCAAGTGGTGGTGACGGGCACCGGGGGCGTGACGCAGCGTCGGGCGGTGGGCAACGTCATCGAGTCGATCAGCGCGACCGACGTGCTCCAACTCGCCCCGGCTCGAAGTGTTGAACAGCTCATGGGGTCGCGCACGTCGGGGTTGATCGTCCTGCCCGCCTCGGGGCAGGTCGGTACGGGCGCGCAGCTGCGCGTCCGCGGCGTCTCCAGTCTCTCGCTCTCCAACGAACCGCTGATCTACATCGACGGCGTACGCGTGGACGGCAACGTCTCGCGGGGGCCGACCCAGCGCGGCGGTGGCGGCGCCAGTCGCCTCAACGACATCAACCCGCAGGACATCGAGAGCATCGAGGTGATCAAGGGACCGGCCGCCTCCACCCTCTACGGCACCGAAGCCTCAAACGGCGTCATCCAGATCATTACCAAGCGCGGAAAGTCGGGGAAAACCAACTTCGACTTCACGACGCGCCAGGGCACCAACTGGATGATGGATCCGGAAGGGCGTGCGGGGTTCCTTTACGCGCTCAACGCGACCACCGGGGCGATGGACAGTGTGAACCTGTATGAGTACGAGAAGACCAACGGCAACGGGCCCATCTTCACCAATGGCATGAACCAAGGGTATATCGGGTCGTTGAACGGCGGCACCGACGCCAACCGGTATTACCTCTCCGGTGCCTGGGACCACGACGTCGGGATCGTCAAGCACAATTGGGACAAGAAGTTCACGGCGCGCGCCAACATCGATGTCCTCGCCATGAAGTCGCTGCGCATCCAGGGGACCATCGGGCACATCCGAGACCGCGTCCGGCTCGCCCAACAGGCCATCGACATCGACCCGTTCAGTAACCTGGTCTGGGGGACGCCTCGCTCGTTGAGCACGGTGCGTCGAGGGTTCGGCTTCTCGCCACCGGAAGAATGGGAGACGGCGGAAAGCCACGCGGACAACGATCGCACCACGACGTCCATCACGATGCAGTACACGCCGCGCGAGTGGTTCACCCATCGCCTGGTGACCGGCCTGGACGTCAGCGCGGAGAACAATTGGAACCTGTATCCACGACAGCCCCTGGGGTCGCTCGATCCGCTGGGCCAGAACGGGCTGGGCAGCAAGTCCGTCTCACGCGCCAATCGCACCTTCCTCACCCTGGATTACGCGGGCTCGCTCAAGTACGGGTGGCGTGATGACCTGCGCTTCACCTCCTCGGTGGGGCTGCAGCACTATCGCAATGAGTTGAGCAACATCACGGCGAGCGGCGTCACCTTCCCCGCGGGGCCGATCACCACGGTGTCCGGTGGGGCCACGCGCAGCGGGGATGAGACCTACGTGGCGAATGCCACCGTCGGCGTGTTCGGCCAGCAGGAAGTGGCGTGGAAGAACCGACTCTTCGTGACCGCCGCCCTGCGCGGGGACGACAACAGCGCCTTCGGGCGCGACTTCAAGGCGGCGTATTACCCCAAGCTCAGCGGCTCATGGGTCGTGAGCGAGGAGCCGTGGTTCAAGGTGCCGGCGCTGCAGACATTCCGGCTTCGTGCGGCGATGGGCGCCGCCGGCACACAGCCCGGGACGTTCGATGCGGCTCGGCTCTACGACCCGAGTGTCGGGTACCAGAACCAGCCTGGCCTGGTGCCGGGATCCTTTGGCAATCCACAGCTCAAGCCCGAACGCAGCACCGAGTTGGAGATGGGCTTTGAGGCCACGTTGTTCGACGGGCGGATCGATGCGTCATACACCCACTATGGCCGGGACATCAGCGACGCCATCGTTAACTCGCCGATCGCGCCTTCGGTCGGATTCCCCGGATCCCAGGTGATCAACATTGGCAAGGTGAAGGGATGGGGCGATGAACTCACCATGAACGTGCGTGTGATCGAAGGGCGACGCGTCGCGTGGGAACTGGGGACGCAGCTCGCGTCAAACGGAAATCGCATCGAAGACATGGGTGGGACCACGTTCCTGACGGTCGGTGGGGGTGGCCAGGCGCAGAACCGGGTCGGCTGGTCGATCGCGGACTTCTTCATGTACAAGGTGCGGACGGCGACCCTCAGCTCGACCGGCGCCGTCCTGACCTCCACGTGCGATGGCGGGCGTGGACTTCAAGGCTTGGAACAGGGTGGTGCGGATACGCCGTGTGGCGCCGCGCCTCGGGTCTTCTGGGGGCACTCGCAGCCGACCTGGCAGGCGGGACTCAACTCCACACTCACCCTGTGGGGAAACCTCCGCCTGTATGCGCGGGTCGACGGGAACGGCGGTCATGTCCAGTCGAATACCGAGATCCGCGCCCTGCATAACCAGGGCTCCTCCAAGGCGGTGATCCTGCGCAACGATCCGCTGCTCCAGACCTATCGTGCGATCGAGGCTGATGCGCCGGGCACCTACAAGGCCGGATTCCTCCGACTCCGCGAGCTCTCGGCGGCCTATGCACTCAATCCAAACTGGGTGAAGCGGTTCGGTGCGTCCGGCGGATCGGTCAATGTCGCGGGGCGCAACCTGGCCATGCTGTGGACCGCGCAGCACGGGTGGAGCACGCCGCGCAACGGACGCATCAACGTCGATGTGGCTGAACGTCACACCTGGGATCCGGAGATTCGCGCGGTCGGTCAACTCTCCAATGGATTCCAAACGATCATGCCACCGACCGCCTCGTTCGTCACCACCTTCCGCCTCAGCTTCTGA